GCATCGCAATAATGCAGAGGTCGGAGGTTATCCTCCTTTTCTTAAAGCAAAGTTGCAAGTGAGAAACGAGACCTGAGAGCTGATGGCTTGGGTGTTGTTGCGTTTACTGCGGCAGTGCGATGCCGTAGGGCACGTAGTGTGCTACTACTGCCGCGCCGGGCACCGCGCCGTCTGCAGCCGTACCAACACCCACTGCGGCCAGCTGGACAAGGTGGTCGGCGCCGCCAAGGTGCCGTGCCCCTACAAGGCGTTCGGCTGCGAGCGCTATGTGGTGTTCCACGAGGCCGCGAACCACCAGCGCATGTGCCAGTGCGCGCCCTGCACCTGCCCGGAGTCCGCATGCGCCTTCGTGGGCTCCCGCGCAATGCTGGCCAACCACTTCGCCGCCGATCACCAGCGCCCCGCCGTCACGGTCCGCCATGGCCGGTCTTGGTGCCTGAACTTCTCCCTGTCGCACGGCTGGCACCTGCTCGTCGGGGAGGAGGACCGCGGCGTGTTCCTCGTCTCCCTCCGTCCGCTCGGTCCGGGCACCGCCGTGTCACTGGTTCTGGTGCAAGCTCTCCATTGAGCGCCGTGGCGGCGACAAGGACTACGACCTAGTCCTCATGACCTCGCCGGTGATCAGCAACGCGCTATCCACGAGCGCACCGGCGTTGGGCCAGGGGATGTTCTTGGTGGTGCCCTAGGAGCTGCTCTCCGGCGACACGCTCACCCTCAGCGTCCGGATCGATCTGATCCCACCTGCCGCCGTCGCTACCAAGTCAACTACTACACCGCAGGCCAGGGCGCCCAGGAGGATGCAGTGAAGTATGTTCTTGATCTCCTTCATGTTATGGATGATTAGTATGATTAGTGCAGCTAAGTTAGATGATTAGTGTGAATGTTTGACTGGAGGCTAAACCACACATGTGCAAGCTAATCAACTTAATCGATCAAGATGATTAGTATGACACTTTGTATGAATGTATGATTATTCTGGCATCTGATGGTTAAGCTGTTTACGCAATATCAGTACTAGATCAGTTAGACTTAGTAGTAATGCAGCCAAGCAATGGTACGGTAGCAGTAATATGTAGCTAAGCGAGGGTAGGAATGCTTCACTCTTTATTCTGAACAAATGGCCTAGATAGTAGTACTAGTAATGCAGCTACTGGTTTGTATTTGATCTGAGTGAAGAGCAACAAATTGAAGTTAATCTGGAGATCCTCCACTAGAATTTATTCTGCTCTTTATAACCTGCAGCAGAGTATGTATGGCAAATTATACATTTTGTGAATCGTATTGTTCGTGTGCAGATTCTTCAATGTTATGTTCACGTGAAGGGAGCTTCTATAAATCCATTTTTCCGATTGGCATGAAAAGATCATGTAAATGTATCCTTCTCAAAAACCTGCATCATTTTTTTCACTTTTGTATCTAAGATCATTCTGTCCCTTTTTTCTGTGAGCAAGCTGGACCTGATGCTCAAAAGAACCTTCAAGTTCAAACCGAAGATGACAATTTGGATAAAGTCACATTTCAAAGAGTTTTTCCCCCTCTCGGAGATGGGTCAAGTTGTGTGTTATTGTGTATCAAACTGGGGACAGAGGATCATGCTTCTTTCAAAGTTTATATTCATGGATCACATAAATCCTGGTGTGTTTTGATGTAAACCTTTTGGTACTCCGTGATTTGCAGCTTTTATGTTTAATAAAATGGTGGTGTGCATCACATAATATAGAGGCCCAGGGTATCCCCTTTTTGAAGGAAAACAAAGATCAACAACAGTCGTGTCCAGCATAGCGTCAGATATAAGCTTCGATTTATTTTGTAATTCAACTGTGAACACAAGTGAAATGTAGCTTTCACACACCAAACCATAAgattatttttgatttttttcacaATGTTGTGGGCCTCACAAATTCAGTCCAACATCCAACCTGTTGGTTACATTGCAGCTACTACGTAGTTTCTcaagtcccaaactgcaaaaactGAGTGCATTTCCcaaatttatttaaaataccaCCTGATAATGCGCATTCAGAACAGGTTCGCAATCTTTTTGTGACATTTAACTGGAAGCAGCAGAGAGAGATTTTATTACGCTAGTTGGGGGTGCAGGCGAGCAGGTTTTTGAAAATTCTGCATTGCTTGGTGAGGCAGTTGATTCTTCTGCTGGCTCTAGCATGCGGGGCCTTTTGCGATCGACTCCCAGCTCTACAGCAGCCTTTTATTACACACCAGGATTTACAACAGCTTCCGATCGACTCCCAGCTTATCTTCGAACCTAGGACTTCTCCTAGGGGTTTCGGTAtggtagttcttcttcttcctaggACGTCTCCCATACATCCTCAGCAGCCTTCCATTATCTCCTTCATGTGTCAGACCCTTTGGAGTCGTGAAAGTGGCACCTGCAGCGATAACCACTTATCTCTATCAGGCTGTCTTTGTTAATTCAAAAGAGGGATCGATGTTGCAATGATTGGTTGATTTGGAACATTTTCATGATAAGCACACAAGTTAACAAATAGTGTGGTAGAGAAGAGTGTAATTACTTGGGAATGTCACTGATGTTAGAGGAAAATTCTGTGTTGCAGTGGCATCAAGAGGCCCTTTTTCTGCAACCGAGGACGGTGTTGCAGTGGTATCTATTATAGTATTTCTGGACCGAGTAGAGGACCCTTCTTCAGTGTGGTCCGGCTGTGATGAGGGATGAGCCTCCCAAGCCGCTGAAGCAGGGCCTGCAGCGATGTAACAACTTTTTATCTCTATATCATGGTGTCACTGTTAATTGAAAACCGGGATTGGCATTGCAATGGTTGTTTGATATGTGTACTATTTTCATGATAAGCACACAAGGTTTTTTAACATAAGATGGGATAGCGAAGAACGAATGTAGTTACTTGGGAGTGATACTGTCATTGAAGCGCAATTCTGGTTTGCAGTTGTATCAAGAGGCCCTTTCTCCCTAAACATGGACCATGTGGTAGCTTGGATAGTATTTCCGGACTCGTCAGCCTCTTGCCTTCCATCACCAGCTTCGACAAACACCTCCTGCCTATCAAGCATCGTCGCCGGGGGCTGAGCTGGGATTTCATCCTGTTCAACATTCTCCCCATCGCTGCTCAAGTCAATGATATCATCAATCACGTCTATGAAGTCTATTATTGTCATTGTGCAGCTGAAATAGGTAGAAAATGTGTGAGTAATGAATCAAGATATTAATGCATAGCATATTAAAGGTAAGCAACTAAGCACATACTATATCTAACTTAGCTTCTACCGTGAAATCTCTTGGTGCAAAAGAACATATAAGAACAGCATGAACCATTGACGACAAATCCATTGACACGATTTTCATACGGCGAATGACAAACATTCTCATAATTTAGTCTCTAGATTCTAAAAATGTTTGATTCCGCGAATGCTAGGCCCTAGTTTGGTTCCGACATGTCCGATCAATTTTACTGTGTAAATGCGGCTGTCAACTTCTTGCTATACACTTTACGCAAAAGCAAAAAAATTATCGTGATTGCCATACACAAATGAAATAAATTCAGAGAGTTTCAAATCTGATCCGAGTCATATATAGGATAGGTTAACTTAAATTGAATGGTAGAATGGGATTACTAAAGAAAGGATGCAGGTTTAGTCTCAAAGAAATCATCTAacaagaacaaatcagcaacagaTGAGATGCAGGAAAGCTTACTCTCTCCACCTCCTCCCGGACTAAAATCTGGCTTGCCTGCTTCGTCCGTCCGGCCAGTACGGTCTAGCGGAAGAGGACGGGGAGAATATATGCGGTCATGTGGGAAGAAGAGGAGGCGGCCGTGCTCTAGGAAAGAGGAGTCTAGACGTTTTAGGAACATATACAAGTATAATGGGTATTAATGGTTGGTCAAATCTGAATTTTTGAAAATATATATTGAAGTTTTGCCACCCGAGACAGCTGATTGATTTGCTTTTTCCCCACGCCATCATGATGCCCTCTCTTCTCCCAAGAGTCTCACAATTCACATGCATACTCcaacattcaagcataacacacttttttttttgcgaaatagcATAACACACAGTTAAGTTACTATTTTTTAGtaaaactttttttaaaaaatatgttggTTTTTTTGCCGGTTTAAAATATGTTGTTATCTTTACTCAAATAGCGTATCTATTATAATAATTTATTATTATTAAAAACATCTGACGGGTTAACCCAAATAGAGATATCGATACTAGAAAAGTTAGTGTTGTGAGAATAACTAATCGTACCATCAAACTTTTGTTGACTATCCATGTTAGGATAGACGTTGTATGATTAATTAAAA
Above is a genomic segment from Triticum aestivum cultivar Chinese Spring unplaced genomic scaffold, IWGSC CS RefSeq v2.1 scaffold6311, whole genome shotgun sequence containing:
- the LOC123176000 gene encoding uncharacterized protein codes for the protein MTIIDFIDVIDDIIDLSSDGENVEQDEIPAQPPATMLDRQEVFVEAGDGRQEADESGNTIQATTWSMFREKGPLDTTANQNCASMTVSLPSPASAAWEAHPSSQPDHTEEGSSTRSRNTIIDTTATPSSVAEKGPLDATATQNFPLTSVTFPSATFTTPKGLTHEGDNGRLLRMYGRRPRKKKNYHTETPRRSPRFEDKLGVDRKLL